The proteins below come from a single Eubacterium limosum genomic window:
- a CDS encoding response regulator transcription factor — protein MYNLLIVDDDASILEVTRIYFTGRGYKVYTSQNAEECLKTAAHMPLDCIVLDVALPDMDGFEVCEAVKKRTNVPIIFVSNYAEEDKRISGFVSGGDDYVIKPFSLRELELRICARIRQQEGKTNCGKTLDFGKLSINEAARSVAYKDDIISLTAAEFDILLFLANHENQVFSQKDIFEKVWKLPDLGNAHTVQVHVAQIRRKLNSFSEEHQYIQTVWGKGYKFVADKKAEA, from the coding sequence ATGTATAATTTATTGATTGTAGACGACGATGCTTCGATACTGGAAGTAACGCGGATTTATTTTACAGGCCGCGGCTATAAGGTTTATACGTCTCAGAACGCAGAGGAGTGTTTGAAAACCGCAGCACACATGCCTCTGGATTGTATTGTGCTGGATGTGGCGCTGCCGGATATGGACGGCTTTGAGGTGTGTGAAGCAGTAAAAAAGAGGACGAATGTCCCAATTATTTTTGTGTCAAATTATGCGGAGGAGGACAAGCGGATCAGCGGTTTTGTTTCCGGAGGCGATGACTATGTCATCAAACCTTTTAGCCTGAGAGAGCTTGAACTGCGTATTTGCGCACGTATACGCCAGCAGGAGGGAAAGACTAATTGCGGTAAAACCCTGGATTTTGGAAAGCTGAGCATCAACGAAGCGGCAAGGAGCGTGGCCTATAAGGATGATATTATTTCTTTAACCGCGGCAGAATTTGACATTCTTCTTTTTTTGGCAAACCATGAAAATCAAGTGTTTTCCCAGAAGGATATTTTTGAAAAGGTGTGGAAACTGCCAGATTTGGGAAACGCGCATACCGTTCAGGTACACGTAGCACAGATCAGGAGAAAGCTCAATTCTTTCTCCGAGGAACATCAGTACATCCAGACAGTTTGGGGAAAAGGTTATAAATTTGTTGCAGATAAAAAAGCTGAGGCATAG